One window of the Emcibacter sp. genome contains the following:
- a CDS encoding PAS domain-containing methyl-accepting chemotaxis protein: MFGKLKNNMGYAKGVGQAGDTLKALANSQAIIEFTPEGKILDANQLFLDAVGYDLSEIKGQHHSMFVLPAYRESGDYKKFWENLRQGKHQSAIFKRIGQGGHEIWLRASYVPIKNSAGKVVKVVKFATEITEFQNNNIDADGKLKALDRAQAIIEFELDGTIITANENFLKTIGYSLEEIRGKKHGLFVEENYRNSRDYQTFWEELRAGKHKSAEYKRIGKGGREIWLQATYNPIVDDEGVPYKVVKFASDITDQKLRTADHEGKIDALNKAQAVIEFDLEGTILTANENFLAAVGYGLGEIKGKHHSMFVEAEVKSSDAYKKFWEDLAHGTFQAGEYKRVGKGSREIWLQATYNPILDPEGRPFKVVKFATDITNMIKARQERERVGALVDENLDKILRTVGEANVKAGSAASASTQTDSMLQVVAAAAEELNASIHEITESVTHARKAADQTFTETESINSSTMELSDAAEAMNRIVVLIEDIASQINLLALNATIESARAGEAGKGFAVVAGEVKNLATQVTDAIGQISGEINRMQNVSSDVVTRLGSISSSIGGLQDNVNGIADAIEEQGAATRDISSNMQTAATAVADVNQNLNELSGNIDVSNRYAQEGIDLYRSLQQ, encoded by the coding sequence TAATATGGGCTATGCAAAGGGTGTCGGTCAGGCTGGGGATACGCTAAAGGCGCTGGCAAATTCCCAGGCCATAATCGAATTTACTCCTGAGGGGAAAATTCTGGATGCCAACCAGCTCTTTCTCGATGCAGTTGGTTATGATCTTTCCGAAATCAAAGGGCAGCATCACAGTATGTTTGTTTTGCCCGCCTACAGGGAAAGCGGTGACTATAAGAAATTCTGGGAAAACCTCAGGCAGGGCAAACATCAGTCAGCAATTTTCAAACGTATCGGCCAGGGTGGCCATGAGATCTGGCTGCGGGCAAGCTATGTCCCGATAAAGAATTCTGCAGGCAAGGTCGTTAAGGTGGTGAAGTTCGCCACTGAAATTACCGAATTCCAGAACAACAATATTGATGCGGACGGCAAACTGAAGGCCTTGGACCGCGCCCAGGCGATTATTGAATTTGAGCTGGACGGGACAATCATCACCGCCAACGAGAATTTTCTGAAGACGATTGGCTACAGCCTGGAGGAAATCCGGGGAAAAAAACACGGCCTGTTTGTCGAGGAAAACTACCGCAACAGTCGGGACTACCAGACATTCTGGGAAGAACTGCGGGCCGGAAAACACAAGAGTGCTGAATATAAACGCATTGGCAAGGGCGGCAGGGAAATCTGGCTGCAGGCAACCTATAATCCGATCGTGGATGATGAGGGTGTTCCCTATAAGGTGGTCAAATTTGCCAGTGATATTACTGACCAAAAACTGCGCACCGCTGACCATGAGGGCAAGATCGATGCCCTGAACAAGGCCCAGGCGGTTATTGAGTTTGACCTGGAGGGAACCATTCTGACCGCCAATGAAAATTTCCTGGCGGCAGTCGGTTATGGTCTTGGTGAAATCAAGGGCAAGCACCACAGCATGTTTGTGGAGGCAGAAGTCAAGTCCAGCGATGCCTACAAAAAATTCTGGGAAGACCTGGCCCATGGCACTTTCCAGGCCGGGGAATATAAGCGTGTCGGCAAGGGCAGCAGGGAAATCTGGCTTCAGGCCACCTATAACCCGATCCTTGATCCGGAAGGGCGCCCCTTCAAGGTTGTGAAATTTGCCACGGATATTACCAATATGATCAAAGCCCGGCAGGAACGGGAGCGTGTAGGAGCATTGGTAGATGAGAATCTCGACAAGATCCTCAGGACAGTCGGTGAGGCCAATGTGAAGGCCGGTTCGGCCGCCAGTGCCTCTACCCAGACCGATTCAATGCTTCAGGTGGTGGCAGCTGCGGCCGAGGAACTGAATGCATCCATTCATGAAATCACCGAAAGTGTGACCCATGCCCGCAAGGCGGCGGATCAGACCTTCACCGAAACGGAATCCATCAATTCATCGACCATGGAACTGAGCGATGCGGCGGAAGCCATGAACCGGATCGTGGTCCTGATCGAGGATATCGCCTCGCAGATTAACCTGCTGGCGCTGAACGCCACGATCGAATCCGCCCGTGCCGGTGAAGCCGGAAAGGGCTTCGCCGTTGTCGCCGGTGAAGTGAAAAACCTGGCTACGCAGGTGACTGATGCCATTGGTCAGATTTCCGGCGAAATCAATCGCATGCAGAATGTTTCCAGTGATGTGGTAACTCGCCTGGGTTCCATCAGTTCATCAATCGGTGGTCTGCAGGATAATGTGAATGGTATTGCTGACGCCATTGAGGAACAGGGCGCGGCCACCCGTGATATTTCCTCCAACATGCAGACGGCGGCAACGGCCGTGGCGGACGTCAACCAGAACCTGAATGAATTGTCCGGGAATATTGATGTGTCCAACCGCTATGCCCAGGAAGGCATTGACCTTTACCGAAGTCTTCAACAGTAA
- a CDS encoding cyclase family protein, giving the protein MTETNVNDLLVNALASGSLEVIDLTETLRADYPTIQLPEEFGQAWGFKKEVISRYDENGPAWYWHNLSFSEHTGTHFDAPVHWVTGKDLPNNSVDTMPLTDFIAPVNVIDCSKEVAADPGFILTKDFLLKWEEKNGKIEPGTWVFLRSDWRKVAPAGNYTNMQADGAHSPGPDTEATLFMVNERDVLGFGTECVGTDAGQAFAFEPQYPCHHYMHGAGKYGLQCMTNLDLLPAKGAVIIACPLKVEDGSGSPLRVIALAPKK; this is encoded by the coding sequence ATGACTGAAACCAATGTGAATGATCTGCTTGTCAATGCGCTGGCCTCCGGCTCGCTTGAAGTCATCGACCTGACGGAAACCCTGCGGGCCGACTATCCGACCATTCAGCTGCCGGAAGAATTCGGACAGGCCTGGGGCTTCAAAAAGGAAGTGATTTCCCGCTATGATGAAAACGGGCCGGCCTGGTACTGGCACAATCTTTCCTTCAGCGAACATACCGGCACCCATTTCGACGCCCCTGTTCACTGGGTCACCGGCAAGGACCTGCCCAACAACTCCGTTGACACCATGCCGCTTACGGATTTCATCGCCCCGGTCAATGTGATTGACTGTTCAAAGGAAGTGGCCGCTGATCCGGGTTTCATCCTGACCAAAGACTTCCTGCTCAAGTGGGAGGAAAAGAACGGCAAGATCGAACCCGGCACCTGGGTGTTCCTGCGTTCCGACTGGCGCAAGGTGGCCCCGGCCGGCAACTATACCAACATGCAGGCAGACGGCGCCCATTCCCCGGGTCCGGATACCGAAGCAACATTGTTCATGGTGAACGAACGAGACGTGCTTGGCTTCGGCACCGAATGTGTCGGCACCGACGCCGGCCAGGCCTTTGCCTTTGAGCCCCAGTATCCCTGTCACCATTATATGCACGGCGCCGGCAAATACGGCCTGCAGTGCATGACCAACCTGGACCTGCTGCCGGCCAAAGGCGCGGTGATCATCGCCTGCCCGCTGAAAGTGGAGGACGGTTCCGGCAGCCCGCTGCGCGTTATCGCCCTGGCGCCGAAGAAATAA
- a CDS encoding MarR family winged helix-turn-helix transcriptional regulator produces MNEQERNMKTLRTWLALLRASNTIKKDIDSKLRTQFGISISRFDILSALERGGRNGLRAGELSRQLFVSEGNTTQVIGKLIQEGLVLKRNDASDARVVIYSLSDEGKGLFEEMADKHRKWINETFREFSEDDLSVLQGLLGQLPPLMSNNEKDVA; encoded by the coding sequence ATGAATGAACAGGAAAGGAATATGAAAACCCTGCGCACCTGGCTTGCCCTGTTGCGGGCGTCCAACACTATAAAGAAGGATATCGATTCGAAGCTGCGGACGCAATTCGGTATATCCATTTCACGGTTTGACATTTTGTCAGCCCTGGAACGGGGTGGCCGGAACGGTCTCAGGGCCGGTGAATTGTCGCGCCAGCTTTTTGTCAGCGAAGGCAATACAACCCAGGTGATCGGCAAGCTGATACAGGAAGGGCTTGTCCTCAAGCGCAATGATGCCAGTGATGCCCGGGTGGTGATTTATTCCCTGTCCGATGAAGGCAAGGGGTTGTTCGAGGAAATGGCGGACAAGCACCGCAAATGGATCAATGAGACTTTCAGGGAATTTTCGGAAGACGATCTTTCCGTGCTGCAGGGACTGCTCGGTCAGTTGCCGCCGCTAATGTCAAACAACGAAAAGGATGTGGCATGA
- a CDS encoding enoyl-CoA hydratase family protein — translation MSLDPKTYKPEHFLWQFEDGVGRVALNVPSQKNPLTFESYAELRDFFRELVYIDEVKAIVFGSTDGNFCSGGNVHDIIGPLIKMDMIGLLKFTRMTGDLVKAMRGCPQPIIAAVNGISAGAGAIIAMASDFRYATPEAQTAFLFNRVGLAGCDMGACAILPRIIGQGRASELLFTGRALGAEEGERWGYFNRVIPADEIEEEAMKMARRLASGPTFANGITKNQLNMEWDMSLDTAIEAEAQAQAICMQTEDFARAYHAFVAKEKPVFEGN, via the coding sequence ATGAGCCTTGACCCCAAAACATATAAACCCGAACATTTCCTCTGGCAGTTTGAGGATGGCGTCGGCCGGGTGGCGCTGAATGTGCCGTCCCAGAAAAACCCGCTGACTTTTGAGTCCTATGCGGAGCTCCGGGATTTCTTCCGCGAGCTGGTTTATATTGATGAAGTCAAGGCCATTGTGTTCGGCAGCACCGACGGCAATTTCTGTTCGGGCGGTAACGTGCATGACATTATCGGCCCGCTGATCAAGATGGACATGATCGGGCTTTTGAAATTCACCCGCATGACCGGCGATCTGGTCAAGGCCATGCGCGGCTGTCCGCAGCCGATCATCGCGGCAGTAAACGGCATCAGCGCCGGGGCGGGTGCCATCATCGCCATGGCTTCCGATTTCCGTTATGCCACGCCGGAGGCGCAGACTGCTTTCCTGTTTAACCGGGTCGGACTGGCCGGCTGCGACATGGGCGCCTGTGCCATATTGCCGCGCATCATCGGCCAGGGCCGGGCCAGTGAGCTTCTGTTTACCGGCCGGGCGCTGGGCGCCGAGGAAGGCGAGCGCTGGGGGTATTTCAACCGGGTCATCCCGGCTGACGAGATCGAGGAAGAAGCCATGAAGATGGCGCGCCGGCTGGCCAGCGGTCCCACTTTCGCCAATGGCATCACCAAGAATCAGTTGAATATGGAATGGGATATGAGCCTCGATACGGCCATCGAAGCCGAAGCCCAGGCCCAGGCCATCTGCATGCAGACCGAGGATTTCGCCCGCGCCTATCATGCTTTTGTGGCCAAGGAAAAACCGGTTTTCGAAGGGAATTGA
- a CDS encoding acyl-CoA dehydrogenase family protein: protein MSDQSYLDWPFFEDHHRQLAADLDAWAYANLPAIVDAEGAHGNVDDTCRTLVRVMGEAGWLRYAVPAAYGGVHENLDVRSLALIRETLARHSGLADFAFAMQGLGSGAISTFGSDELKKAYLPDVASGKKIAAFALSETDAGSDVAAMQTYVERDGDGFVVNGSKTWISNGGIADFYTLFARNGRDGKKMSAVVVDKDCEGFSIADRIDVIAPHPLGTLAFDNCKVSEDRQIGSDDEGMKIALGTLDIFRTTVGAAALGFARRALDDATERAISRKMFGATLSDLPIAQERLAEMALDVDASALLVYRSAWVKDVKKTRVTREAAMAKLYATDQAQLVIDKAVQLFGGLGVTKGVKVEELYREIRALRIYEGASEVQKIVIARQHLQDNKK, encoded by the coding sequence ATGTCCGACCAAAGTTATCTCGACTGGCCGTTTTTCGAGGATCATCACCGCCAACTGGCCGCGGACCTGGATGCCTGGGCCTATGCCAATCTGCCGGCCATTGTCGATGCGGAAGGGGCCCACGGGAATGTGGATGACACTTGCCGCACGCTGGTGCGGGTGATGGGTGAGGCCGGCTGGCTGCGCTATGCGGTGCCGGCGGCTTACGGTGGCGTGCATGAGAATTTGGATGTACGTTCGCTGGCGCTGATCCGGGAAACCCTGGCCCGGCATTCCGGACTTGCTGACTTTGCCTTTGCCATGCAGGGGCTGGGCTCCGGCGCCATCAGCACTTTCGGCTCGGACGAGCTCAAGAAGGCCTATCTGCCCGATGTGGCCTCGGGAAAGAAGATCGCCGCCTTCGCCCTGTCTGAAACAGATGCGGGATCCGACGTGGCGGCCATGCAGACTTATGTGGAGCGGGACGGCGACGGTTTTGTGGTCAATGGGTCAAAGACCTGGATTTCAAACGGCGGCATTGCGGATTTCTATACTCTGTTCGCCCGCAACGGCAGGGACGGCAAAAAGATGAGTGCCGTTGTTGTTGACAAGGACTGCGAGGGCTTCAGCATTGCCGACCGCATTGATGTGATCGCGCCACATCCGCTTGGCACTCTTGCTTTTGACAATTGTAAGGTTTCTGAAGATCGGCAGATCGGCAGTGATGACGAAGGCATGAAGATCGCGCTCGGCACCCTGGATATTTTCCGCACCACCGTCGGCGCGGCGGCGCTTGGCTTTGCCCGCCGGGCCCTGGACGACGCCACCGAACGGGCCATTAGCCGCAAAATGTTTGGCGCCACCCTGTCCGACCTGCCCATTGCCCAGGAAAGGCTGGCGGAAATGGCGCTGGATGTGGATGCTTCGGCGCTGTTGGTCTACCGCTCAGCCTGGGTCAAGGATGTCAAGAAAACCCGGGTCACCCGCGAGGCGGCCATGGCCAAGCTTTATGCCACCGATCAGGCCCAGCTTGTGATTGACAAGGCGGTGCAGCTTTTTGGTGGCCTTGGCGTGACTAAAGGCGTAAAGGTGGAAGAGCTCTATCGGGAAATCCGGGCTCTCAGGATTTACGAAGGCGCATCCGAGGTTCAGAAAATCGTGATCGCCAGACAGCATTTGCAGGATAATAAAAAGTAA
- a CDS encoding RidA family protein — protein sequence MREVLQPEGWPRPKGYANGIMATGRMVFTAGIIGWNEREEFEHTDLVGQLRQALISTKAVLAEAGATPEHIVRMTWYITDKKEYTDNLADIGAVWREVLGKVFPCMACVQVVALIEDAAKIEIETTAVLPD from the coding sequence ATGAGAGAAGTTTTGCAGCCGGAAGGCTGGCCCCGGCCAAAGGGATATGCCAATGGTATCATGGCGACGGGCAGGATGGTTTTTACCGCCGGTATAATCGGCTGGAACGAGCGGGAAGAGTTTGAGCATACTGACCTGGTCGGCCAGTTGCGGCAGGCCCTGATCAGCACCAAAGCCGTCCTTGCGGAAGCCGGTGCAACGCCCGAGCATATTGTACGTATGACATGGTATATCACGGACAAGAAAGAATATACCGACAACCTTGCGGACATCGGCGCCGTCTGGCGCGAGGTGCTGGGCAAGGTCTTTCCCTGCATGGCCTGTGTGCAGGTTGTCGCCCTGATCGAAGATGCAGCTAAAATTGAAATTGAAACAACCGCAGTATTACCTGACTAA
- a CDS encoding acyl-CoA dehydrogenase: MSSLPSFNWEDPLGLEDALTEEERMIMDSARAYCQDKLLPRVLEANRHEIFHREIMNELGELGLLGCTIDGYGCAGTNYVTYGLVAREVERVDSGYRSAMSVQSSLVMHPIHEFGTEEQKQKYLPKLATGEYVGCFGLTEPNAGSDPAGMKTRARKVDGGYSLSGAKMWITNSPIADVFVVWAKDDEGDIRGFVLEKGMKGLSAPKIEGKFSLRASITGEIVMDEVFVPEENKFPEVKGLKGPFSCLNKARYGIAWGAMGAAEFCWHAARQYTLDRVQFNRPLAATQLVQKKLADMQTEIALGLHAALQAGRMMDAGTLGVPAISLIKRNNCGKALDIARVARDMHGGNGIADEFHVIRHVMNLEAVNTYEGTHDVHALILGRAITGLQAFA, translated from the coding sequence ATGTCATCACTACCTTCATTTAACTGGGAAGATCCGTTGGGATTGGAAGACGCGCTGACCGAAGAGGAACGCATGATCATGGACAGCGCCCGGGCCTATTGCCAGGACAAGCTCCTGCCGCGGGTGCTGGAAGCCAACCGGCACGAGATTTTCCATCGGGAAATCATGAATGAGCTCGGTGAGCTTGGCCTGCTGGGCTGTACCATTGACGGTTACGGCTGTGCCGGCACCAACTATGTGACCTATGGCCTGGTGGCCCGCGAAGTGGAGCGGGTCGACAGCGGCTATCGTTCCGCCATGTCTGTGCAAAGCTCTCTGGTCATGCATCCGATCCATGAGTTCGGCACCGAGGAACAGAAGCAGAAGTATCTGCCCAAACTGGCGACCGGTGAATATGTCGGCTGTTTCGGCCTGACCGAGCCCAACGCCGGATCCGATCCGGCCGGCATGAAAACCCGGGCCCGGAAAGTCGACGGCGGCTATTCCCTGAGCGGTGCGAAAATGTGGATTACCAACTCCCCCATCGCCGATGTGTTTGTGGTCTGGGCCAAGGATGACGAAGGTGACATCCGCGGCTTTGTGCTGGAAAAAGGCATGAAGGGCCTGTCTGCCCCCAAAATCGAGGGCAAATTCTCCCTGCGCGCCTCCATCACCGGCGAGATCGTCATGGACGAAGTCTTTGTGCCGGAGGAAAATAAATTTCCCGAAGTCAAAGGCTTGAAAGGTCCGTTCAGCTGCCTGAACAAGGCCCGCTACGGGATTGCCTGGGGGGCCATGGGTGCGGCGGAATTCTGCTGGCATGCGGCCCGTCAGTATACCCTCGACCGGGTTCAGTTTAACCGGCCGCTGGCGGCAACCCAGCTGGTGCAGAAAAAACTGGCCGACATGCAGACCGAGATTGCCCTTGGCCTTCACGCTGCCCTGCAGGCCGGCCGTATGATGGATGCCGGAACCCTTGGGGTGCCGGCTATTTCCCTGATCAAGCGCAACAACTGCGGCAAGGCCCTGGATATCGCCCGGGTTGCCCGGGATATGCATGGCGGCAACGGTATTGCCGATGAATTTCATGTTATCCGCCACGTGATGAACCTGGAAGCGGTCAATACCTATGAAGGCACCCATGATGTGCACGCCCTGATCCTCGGACGTGCCATCACCGGCCTGCAGGCTTTTGCGTAA